A single window of Carassius gibelio isolate Cgi1373 ecotype wild population from Czech Republic chromosome A19, carGib1.2-hapl.c, whole genome shotgun sequence DNA harbors:
- the zdhhc18b gene encoding palmitoyltransferase ZDHHC18-B isoform X1, whose amino-acid sequence MKTREYQQIDPQALATPTPTPPPRPLPEHKSRRARRNWEVFPGKNRFFCDGRIVVARQSGVLPLTLGLILITSGLFFIFDCPFLVKHLTSCIPAIGGVLFVFVIISLLQTSFTDPGILPRATPEEAADIEKQIDNPTGSSSSYRPPPRTKEVVINQQVVKLKYCFTCKIFRPPRTSHCSLCDNCVERFDHHCPWVGNCVGKRNYRFFYTFIVSLSFLTAFIFGCVTTHLALRSQGGKGIVFALQASPASALELVVCFFSVWSILGLSGFHTYLVASNLTTNEDIKGSWSGKSGNEVVGNPYSYNSIIKNCCSVLCGPMPPSLIDRRGFVPSDDSVQTSPVEIELPAAKNDINMCTQGPKGLLETASRSPLLTSSCPQAKPPAVLETLPEIVPSPVPEPPKSTPHKHHSHHRSRAKQSTHHTPKTSNSSPRPHHSHSSRARDSKNRDPKFSSLR is encoded by the exons ATGAAAACCCGCGAATATCAGCAAATAGACCCTCAGGCACTCGCGACTCCCACCCCGACACCTCCACCGCGACCTCTGCCCGAGCACAAGTCCCGACGAGCCCGGAGGAACTGGGAGGTGTTTCCCGGGAAGAACCGCTTCTTCTGTGACGGGCGCATCGTCGTGGCGCGTCAGAGCGGCGTGCTGCCGCTCACACTGGGACTCATCCTGATCACCAGCGGACTCTTCTTCATATTCGA CTGTCCGTTCCTGGTGAAGCACCTCACCAGCTGCATCCCGGCCATCGGAGGGgtcctgtttgtgtttgtgatcaTCTCTCTCCTCCAGACCAGCTTCACGGATCCAGGGATTCTGCCCCGGGCCACACCAGAGGAGGCCGCAGACATCGAGAAACAGATCG ACAACCCGACGGGCTCGTCCTCGTCCTACCGCCCCCCGCCGCGCACGAAGGAGGTGGTCATCAATCAGCAGGTGGTTAAACTCAAGTACTGCTTCACCTGCAAGATCTTCCGTCCGCCGCGCACCTCCCACTGCAGCCTGTGTGACAACTGTGTGG AGCGCTTCGATCATCACTGCCCCTGGGTCGGCAACTGTGTTGGCAAACGAAACTACCGCTTCTTCTACACCTTCATCGTCTCGCTGtctttcctcacggccttcatcTTCGGCTGTGTAACCACACACCTGGCTCTAA GGTCGCAAGGAGGAAAGGGGATTGTTTTCGCTCTCCAAGCGAGTCCTGCCAG TGCTCTTGAGTTAGTGGTCTGCTTCTTTTCAGTTTGGTCCATTTTGGGCCTCTCAGGCTTCCATACTTACCTGGTGGCTTCAAATCTTACTACCAATGAGGAT ATTAAAGGCTCCTGGTCAGGGAAAAGTGGAAATGAGGTCGTTGGAAATCCTTACAGTTACAACAGCATTATCAAAAACTGCTGTTCTGTGCTCTGTGGCCCCATGCCGCCCAG tttgattgacaggcgaggCTTTGTGCCCTCTGATGACTCAGTCCAGACCAGTCCTGTGGAAATCGAGCTCCCTGCTGCTAAAAACGACATAAACATG TGCACACAGGGACCCAAAGGTCTGCTGGAAACGGCCTCTCGATCTCCTCTCCTCACAAGCTCCTGTCCGCAGGCCAAACCTCCAGCCGTCTTGGAGACTCTTCCAGAGATCGTCCCGTCTCCTGTCCCAGAGCCGCCCAAGAGCACCCCTCACAAACATCACTCCCACCACAGATCCAGGGCAAAGCAAAGCACTCATCACACCCCCAAGACGTCCAACTCCTCTCCAAGACCCCATCACAGCCACAGTTCAAGAGCGAGAGACTCCAAGAACAGAGACCCAAAATTCAGCTCTCTGCGCTGA
- the zdhhc18b gene encoding palmitoyltransferase ZDHHC18-B isoform X2, which yields MKTREYQQIDPQALATPTPTPPPRPLPEHKSRRARRNWEVFPGKNRFFCDGRIVVARQSGVLPLTLGLILITSGLFFIFDCPFLVKHLTSCIPAIGGVLFVFVIISLLQTSFTDPGILPRATPEEAADIEKQIDNPTGSSSSYRPPPRTKEVVINQQVVKLKYCFTCKIFRPPRTSHCSLCDNCVERFDHHCPWVGNCVGKRNYRFFYTFIVSLSFLTAFIFGCVTTHLALRSQGGKGIVFALQASPASALELVVCFFSVWSILGLSGFHTYLVASNLTTNEDIKGSWSGKSGNEVVGNPYSYNSIIKNCCSVLCGPMPPSLIDRRGFVPSDDSVQTSPVEIELPAAKNDINMEKDCLDFALSCAG from the exons ATGAAAACCCGCGAATATCAGCAAATAGACCCTCAGGCACTCGCGACTCCCACCCCGACACCTCCACCGCGACCTCTGCCCGAGCACAAGTCCCGACGAGCCCGGAGGAACTGGGAGGTGTTTCCCGGGAAGAACCGCTTCTTCTGTGACGGGCGCATCGTCGTGGCGCGTCAGAGCGGCGTGCTGCCGCTCACACTGGGACTCATCCTGATCACCAGCGGACTCTTCTTCATATTCGA CTGTCCGTTCCTGGTGAAGCACCTCACCAGCTGCATCCCGGCCATCGGAGGGgtcctgtttgtgtttgtgatcaTCTCTCTCCTCCAGACCAGCTTCACGGATCCAGGGATTCTGCCCCGGGCCACACCAGAGGAGGCCGCAGACATCGAGAAACAGATCG ACAACCCGACGGGCTCGTCCTCGTCCTACCGCCCCCCGCCGCGCACGAAGGAGGTGGTCATCAATCAGCAGGTGGTTAAACTCAAGTACTGCTTCACCTGCAAGATCTTCCGTCCGCCGCGCACCTCCCACTGCAGCCTGTGTGACAACTGTGTGG AGCGCTTCGATCATCACTGCCCCTGGGTCGGCAACTGTGTTGGCAAACGAAACTACCGCTTCTTCTACACCTTCATCGTCTCGCTGtctttcctcacggccttcatcTTCGGCTGTGTAACCACACACCTGGCTCTAA GGTCGCAAGGAGGAAAGGGGATTGTTTTCGCTCTCCAAGCGAGTCCTGCCAG TGCTCTTGAGTTAGTGGTCTGCTTCTTTTCAGTTTGGTCCATTTTGGGCCTCTCAGGCTTCCATACTTACCTGGTGGCTTCAAATCTTACTACCAATGAGGAT ATTAAAGGCTCCTGGTCAGGGAAAAGTGGAAATGAGGTCGTTGGAAATCCTTACAGTTACAACAGCATTATCAAAAACTGCTGTTCTGTGCTCTGTGGCCCCATGCCGCCCAG tttgattgacaggcgaggCTTTGTGCCCTCTGATGACTCAGTCCAGACCAGTCCTGTGGAAATCGAGCTCCCTGCTGCTAAAAACGACATAAACATG gAGAAAGATTGCCTGGATTTCGCCCTGTCTTGTGCCGGCTGA